From Apis mellifera strain DH4 linkage group LG5, Amel_HAv3.1, whole genome shotgun sequence, the proteins below share one genomic window:
- the Cyp314a1 gene encoding cytochrome P450 314A1 isoform X7 → MSFFEMLLSSAWFEVIAAVLLTILIFVTSHRPAWWFWTATSHEASAPAEGKFKTVSKVPGPFSLPIFGTRWIFSCIGYYKLNKIHDAYKDLNQRYGALCKEEALWNFPMISVFSRQDIETIIRRNSRYPLRPPQEVISHYRRTRRDRYTNLGLVNEQGQTWHDLRVALTSELTAASTVLGFFPALNIVADSFIELIRRQRVGYKVTGFEELAYKMGLESTCTLILGRHLGFLKPDSSSELATRLAEAVRIHFTASRDAFYGLPLWKLLPTCAYKQLIESEDAIYNIISEIIETTIQEKRDDAKDESVEAIFQSILRQKNLDIRDKKAAIVDFIAAGIHTLGNTLVFLFDLIGRNPTVQNKLYEETYALAPAGCDLTIDNLRKAKYLRACITESLRLIPTTTCIARILDEPIELSGYRLTAGV, encoded by the exons at GAGTTTTTTCGAGATGTTACTCTCGAGTGCTTGGTTCGAAGTAATCGCGGCAGTTCTTTTGACGATATTGATCTTCGTTACCAGCCATCGGCCAGCATGGTGGTTTTGGACAGCTACGTCTCACGAAGCTAGCG CACCAGCCGAGGGGAAGTTCAAAACGGTATCCAAAGTTCCAGGCCCGTTTTCTTTACCGATTTTTGGAACAAGATGGATATTCTCTTGCATCGGTTACTATAAATTGAACAAGATTCACGACGCTTACAAag ATTTGAACCAACGGTATGGCGCGTTGTGTAAAGAAGAAGCGTTATGGAATTTTCCAATGATCTCTGTCTTCTCCCGTCAGGATATCGAGACTATCATCCGCCGTAACTCCAGGTATCCGCTTCGCCCCCCGCAAGAGGTTATATCGCATTATCGACGGACACGCCGGGATCGTTACACGAATCTCGGTTTAGTCAACGA ACAAGGACAAACATGGCACGATCTTCGGGTAGCTCTCACGTCGGAATTGACGGCCGCCAGTACGGTCCTTGGCTTTTTCCCGGCACTGAATATCGTCGCAGATTCGTTCATCGAGTTGATCCGTCGTCAAAGAGTCGGATACAAAGTGACAGGTTTCGAAGAGCTCGCCTATAAAATGGGATTGGAGA GCACATGCACATTGATCCTGGGTCGACACCTCGGCTTCTTAAAACCAGACTCGAGCAGCGAGCTCGCGACGAGACTGGCGGAAGCCGTGAGGATACACTTCACCGCCTCGCGGGACGCATTTTACGGATTGCCGCTTTGGAAATTGTTACCGACCTGTGCGTACAAGCAGCTGATAGAGAGCGAGGACGCTATATACAA TATCATTTCGGAGATCATCGAGACCACTATACAGGAGAAACGAGACGACGCGAAAGACGAGTCGGTGGAGGCCATTTTTCAATCCATTCTCAGACAAAAGAACCTCGATATACGGGACAAGAAAGCGGCCATTGTCGATTTCATAGCGGCCGGTATACACACG CTCGGAAACACTTTGGTATTCCTGTTCGACTTGATCGGGCGTAATCCAACCGTGCAAAACAAACTCTACGAGGAGACTTACGCGTTGGCACCGGCCGGCTGCGACTTGACTATAGACAATCTACGAAAAGCCAAGTATCTGCGCGCCTGCATCACCGAATCTCTACG
- the Cyp314a1 gene encoding cytochrome P450 314A1 isoform X4: protein MSFFEMLLSSAWFEVIAAVLLTILIFVTSHRPAWWFWTATSHEASAPAEGKFKTVSKVPGPFSLPIFGTRWIFSCIGYYKLNKIHDAYKDLNQRYGALCKEEALWNFPMISVFSRQDIETIIRRNSRYPLRPPQEVISHYRRTRRDRYTNLGLVNEQGQTWHDLRVALTSELTAASTVLGFFPALNIVADSFIELIRRQRVGYKVTGFEELAYKMGLESTCTLILGRHLGFLKPDSSSELATRLAEAVRIHFTASRDAFYGLPLWKLLPTCAYKQLIESEDAIYKYVWTGIERVENSFATLATLSCVQRTIRRRANFQYHFGDHRDHYTGETRRRERRVGGGHFSIHSQTKEPRYTGQESGHCRFHSGRYTHGTRNNYSNSTISLLSSLIDLSLVTNYFTSLFLHFSQLGNTLVFLFDLIGRNPTVQNKLYEETYALAPAGCDLTIDNLRKAKYLRACITESLRLIPTTTCIARILDEPIELSGYRLTAGV, encoded by the exons at GAGTTTTTTCGAGATGTTACTCTCGAGTGCTTGGTTCGAAGTAATCGCGGCAGTTCTTTTGACGATATTGATCTTCGTTACCAGCCATCGGCCAGCATGGTGGTTTTGGACAGCTACGTCTCACGAAGCTAGCG CACCAGCCGAGGGGAAGTTCAAAACGGTATCCAAAGTTCCAGGCCCGTTTTCTTTACCGATTTTTGGAACAAGATGGATATTCTCTTGCATCGGTTACTATAAATTGAACAAGATTCACGACGCTTACAAag ATTTGAACCAACGGTATGGCGCGTTGTGTAAAGAAGAAGCGTTATGGAATTTTCCAATGATCTCTGTCTTCTCCCGTCAGGATATCGAGACTATCATCCGCCGTAACTCCAGGTATCCGCTTCGCCCCCCGCAAGAGGTTATATCGCATTATCGACGGACACGCCGGGATCGTTACACGAATCTCGGTTTAGTCAACGA ACAAGGACAAACATGGCACGATCTTCGGGTAGCTCTCACGTCGGAATTGACGGCCGCCAGTACGGTCCTTGGCTTTTTCCCGGCACTGAATATCGTCGCAGATTCGTTCATCGAGTTGATCCGTCGTCAAAGAGTCGGATACAAAGTGACAGGTTTCGAAGAGCTCGCCTATAAAATGGGATTGGAGA GCACATGCACATTGATCCTGGGTCGACACCTCGGCTTCTTAAAACCAGACTCGAGCAGCGAGCTCGCGACGAGACTGGCGGAAGCCGTGAGGATACACTTCACCGCCTCGCGGGACGCATTTTACGGATTGCCGCTTTGGAAATTGTTACCGACCTGTGCGTACAAGCAGCTGATAGAGAGCGAGGACGCTATATACAAGTATGTTTGGACAGGTATCGAACGGGTTGAAAATTCGTTTGCGACACTCGCGACGCTCAGTTGTGTACAACGAACGATACGACGTCGTGCGAATTTTCAGTATCATTTCGGAGATCATCGAGACCACTATACAGGAGAAACGAGACGACGCGAAAGACGAGTCGGTGGAGGCCATTTTTCAATCCATTCTCAGACAAAAGAACCTCGATATACGGGACAAGAAAGCGGCCATTGTCGATTTCATAGCGGCCGGTATACACACGGTacacgaaataattattccaattccACTATTTCACTTCTCTCTTCCCTCATCGATCTCTCACTAGTCACCAACTATTtcacttctctttttcttcactTCTCACAGCTCGGAAACACTTTGGTATTCCTGTTCGACTTGATCGGGCGTAATCCAACCGTGCAAAACAAACTCTACGAGGAGACTTACGCGTTGGCACCGGCCGGCTGCGACTTGACTATAGACAATCTACGAAAAGCCAAGTATCTGCGCGCCTGCATCACCGAATCTCTACG